Within Actinopolymorpha sp. NPDC004070, the genomic segment GCGTCGGGCGGCTGCGCCGCGGGCGAGTCGAGCCAGCTCGGCCGCTCCTCGTCGGCGCGTTCGGCCGACGGCCCGGCGGCCCAGTACTCGTTCTCCTCCCAGGCCTCCCGGCCTTCCCACAGCAGTTCGTCGTCGTCCTCACGCTTCCGCCGGTGCAGGCGGACCCGCTCACGATCGCGGCCCTGGGCGCGCGGCCGACGGCCCCACACCAGCACGACCACGGCTACGAGCAGCAGCACCAGCCCGACGACGAACACCACGACCGCGGACCGGAACGCGCCGGGGAACTCCACGCCGGCGGTGACACGTACGTCCACGCCCGGCCGGCCGTCGGCGTTCATCACCACGACGTCGTACGGCCCGTCGGCCAGGCGCCACGACAAGGTGCGGGTACCGGACCCGGACTCCTCGGCGACCCACCAGCCGAGGCGGCCAGGGGGCACGCGGCGTCCGGCCGAACCGGCGACCCGGCTGGTGCGCAGGGTCGAGGGGAAGCCGAACTCGACCACCCGCGCGCTCGCCGATCCGGCAAGGTAACTGCCGACGTCGACATGGTTACCGACCCCGACGAACACCTGCTGCCCGCGACGCACCGGCTCGGCGGTGACCACCAGCCGGGCGTCGTAGTGGCGGATGAGGTCCGGCGCCGTGACGATCGCCACGCCCCGGGTGGTGAGGTGATGGGTGCCGGTTGTCAGCACGTCGCCGGGGCCGATCAGGGCGAACGCCGCGACCCCGCCCGCGACTGTGCCGAGAAGTCCCAGGAGTCCGGCAAGGACACCCGTCACCACCCGAGACACGCGCATGCTCACCCACCGACCCCCGCGAACTGTCGACACGCCCCTTGGAGGCAGGTCCCGAAGTGGCCGCCCCGCCGGCCGCGCGGACGAGCCGCTGACCGGACCGGCAGACCGCTTCGATGCACCCCCAGGCCCGATAGCCTAACCAAGCGCCGGCGCGTGCCGGCCGCACCGGCCGTTCGGCTGTGGACGAATCGCCCGCGGGGATCCCGAACCGCTCCTAGAAGAGAGCAGCGCTGAGCTGCCGGCGAGCCGTTCGTACGAGCTCGTCGTCGCCGCCGACCACCTCGAACAGCTCCAGCAGGTGCACCCGCAGAGTGTCGCGGTCGGCCCCCGCGGACCGGCGGACGGCGTCGATGAGCCGGTCGAACGCGGCTCGCGGGTCGCCGTCGGCCACGTCGACGTCGGCGGCAAGACACTGGGCCTGAACGTCGTCGGGGCGGGCGACGGCGTCGGAGCGCACGGCGGTCGGATCGAGGGTGCGCACCCGGCGGACGAGCTGGACCTGGGCGAGCCCGCTCTTCGCCTCCTCGTCGGCCGGCGCCTGGGCGAGGATCTTCTCGTACGCCGCGACCGCGCCGTCGAGGTCGTCCCGCGCCAGGGCCTCGTCGACCTCGGCGAACCTCGGGTCGGCGGCGTCCTCCTCGGGGGTCTCCTCGGGCACCTCGGTGCCGCCGACGGGCTGCGCGGTGCCGGTGACGCCCTGCCCGGCGGCGAGCCGGAGCAGCTCGTCGAGGAACTGGCGTACCTGCGACTCCGGCACCGCGCCCTGGAACAACGGCACCAGCTGACCGCCGACCACGGCCACCACCAGCGGGATGCTCTGGATGCCGGCCGCCTGGGAGAGGCGGGGGTTGGCGTCGACGTCGATCTTGGCGAGGACGAACTTCCCGGCGTACTCCGCCGCCAGCTTCTCCAGCACCGGGCTGAGCTGCTTGCACGGCTGGCACCACGTGGCCCAGAAGTCGATCACGACCGGCACGGTCGCGGACCGGTTGACGACCTCGGCCTGGAAGGTCGCCTCGGTGACGTCGATGACGAATCCGCCGCCCGTGCCGCCGGCGCCTCCCGGGGCACCCGCGGCACCGGTCGTGGAGCCGGGAGCGCCCGGCGCACCGGCCGGACCGGGGCGGCCGCCCGGTGCGCCGGTCGGCTGGTTGGCCCGGTTCGCGAGTCCGGACAGGTCGACAGCGCCGTAGCGGGAGAAGTTTCCGGTCATGGCTCCGATTGTCCCCGACCAGGGCCGCGCTGCCACACAGGCCCTCGGGGTGTCCGGCCAGTTCTGGTCGGACACCGGCGGCTCAAGCCTGCGCCCCGGCGGCGCGGGCCTCGGCGAGCAGGTCGTAGCTGCGCCGGAGCGCGGGGTACAGCTCGCGGTAGACGGCGTAGTAGCGCTGGTACGCCTCGTGCCGGCCGGGGTCGGGACGGTAACGCGTCACGCCGCTGCCATCGCCGGGTCCGCCGGGTCCGCCCGGTCCGCCGCCGCTTCCGTCCTCCGGGTCCGACCGTGCGGCGACCGCCCGGGCCAGGTCGGCGACCAGACCCACCCCGGCGGCGGCCACCAGCGCCACCCCGACCGGCGCGCCCCTGGTGTTCGGGGGCACCTCGACCGGGAGCCCGGTGACGTCGGCCTTGATCTGGGTCCAGGTGCGTCCTCGGGCGCCACCGCCGACGCTGCGCAGCACCTCCGGGCGCAGGCCGAGCCGGGCCAGCTCGTCCAGGTTGTGCGCCAGGCCGTACGCCGTACCTTCGAAGATCGCCCGGACCACCTCGGCCCGCCGGGTGGACATCGTCAACCCCACCAGCGCGCCGCGGGCGTCGGCGTTCCACACCGGGGACCGTTCACCGAGGAAGTACGGCAACAGCACCAGCCCGCCGCTGCCCACCGGCGCGGTGCCGGCCAACGTGTCCAGGGCCGCGAACACCGAGTCCGGGGAGTCCGTCGCCCCGACGAGCCCTGCGGACCCGGCCGCCGCGCGCACCTCGCGATCACCGAACTCGTCCCGGAACCAGCGCAGGATCCCGCCGGTGGCCACCATCGACCCGTAGACGAGGTGGTGGCCCGGCAGCGGGTACGGCAGCAGGCTCATCGTCCCCAGCGCGTCCCGGCGCAGCCGGCCCGCCTCGACCGCGGCGTTCACCACGGTCGACTGGCCGGTCATCTCGCACACGTCGCCGTGCCGGGCCAGGCCCGCCTCCAGCGCGGCGGCGGCGCCGTCGACCGCGCCGGCCACCACCGGCGTACCGGCGAGCAGCCCGGTCACCCGGCTCGCCTCCGCACCGACCCGGCCGACCACCGTGGTGGGGTGCACGGCCTCGGGCAGCCAGCCGCGCGGGACCCCCCACAGGTCGACCAGCGCGTCGGACCACCGGCCGGTGTCCAGGTCGGCGAGCAGGGTGAGGCCCTGGTGGCCGGTGTCGCAGGTGGGTACGCCGGTGAGCCGGTGGACGACGTACCCGTTGGCCATCACCACCGCCGCGCCGGCGCGGCGTACCTCCGGATGCTCGGCGAGCAGCCAGGCGAGCTTGGGCGCCGCGAAGTAGGCGTCCATCCGGTTGCCGGTGGCGGCCACGACGTCGCCGGCGGCAGCCGACCGGGCCCGGCACTCGGCACGGCCGCGCCGGTCCAGCCACAGCAACGCCGGGCCGACGGGCGCACCGGAACGGTCCAGTACGACGACGCTGGGCGCCTGGCTGCTCACCCCGACGCATTCCACGTCCGCGGCACCCAGACCGGTCGCCGCAGCGGAGGACCGAAGCGCCCGCGCGACACACCGTGCGGTCGCCGACCACCAGTCGTCGGGGTCCTGCTCGGCGCCGTGCGGCGGGACGTACCGGGTGGCGTACTCCTCCCCGGCCTCGGCCAGCACGCGGCCGCCGGCGTCGGCGACCACCGCCTTGACGCCGGTGGTGCCCACGTCCACACCGACGACGACACCGCTGCCACCGGCCATCGGCTGCCTCCTCGGTCCCCGGCTCCCCCGACGTTCCCCGCTCAGCATGCCGAGGGAGGTGGGCGTACGGGAGAGCGTGCCCGGCACCGGCCGCCGAGACAGGACGCGCGGGTGGCGTTCAGGCGCCCGGAGCACTCCGGCCGGTGAGGCCGGCCTCGTGTGCGAGCAGCCCCACCTGGGTGCGGTTCTCGCAGCCCAGCTTGTCCAGCATCCGCGAGACGTACCCCTTCACCGTCGCCTCCGACAGGTGCAGCCGGCGCCCGATGCCCGCATTGGACATGCCTTCGCCCAGGCAGGTCAGCACCTCGACCTCGCGCTCGGTCAGCCGGGCTACCAGGTCCTTGGCCCGGTCCCGGGCGGCGTGGGCGCCCGCGGACGCACCGACCAGGCGGCGGGCCGCGTCCGGGGACAGGACGGTGTGGCCGTCCGCGGCAACCCGGACCAGGCCCACCAGGTCCTCCGGCGGCGTGGACTTCACCAGGAAGCCCGAGGCGCCCGCGCGCAGCGCCCGCATCACGTAATGGTCGGCGTCGAAGGTGGTCAGCGCGACCACCGCGGGCCGCTCGGCGAGGGTGTTGATGCGTTCGATCGCGGCCAGCCCGTCGACGCCGGGCATCCTCAGGTCCATGAGTACGACGTCGGGCCGGTGGCGGATCACCGCCTCCACCGCGGCCGCGCCGTCGTGCGCCTCGTCCACCACCTCGATGTCGTCGGCCGCGCCCAGGATCGTCCGCAGGTGCGCGCACACCATGGGCTCGTCGTCGACCAGCAGGACCGAGATCATCGCACCGCCTCCGTGGTCTTCGGTGTAGTCGCCGGTGCGGTCGCAGTCTCCGGAGTGCGCTCCGGCTCGACGGCCGGTTCCGCCGTGGGTACGTACGCCGGCAACTCGGCGACCACCTCGAACCCGCCGTCGGGACCCGGCCGCGCGGACAGTGTTCCCCGGACCAGTTCGATGCGCTGCCGCAACCCGGCCAGGCCGCTGCCCGAACCGGACCGGGCCAGCGCGTGGTCGGGCGGGCCGGCCGCCGCGGTGTTGGCGACGCGTACGCGCACCCGGTCGGTGTCGTAGCGCACCTCCACCCGCACCGAGGCGCCGGGAGCGTGCTTGCGGACGTTCGTGAGCGCCTCCTGGACGACGCGGTACGCCGTACGCCCGACCACCGGCGAGGCCCGCCCTGGGTCGCCGACCTGGGTGAGCTCGGTCCGGATGCCCACCGACTCCGACTCGGCCACCAGGGTGGTGAGGTCGCCGACGGCCGGGCGCTCGGACTCCTCGGCCGTCCGCAGGATCCCCACCAGGTCGCGGAGCTCGTCCAGGGCCTGGCAGCCGGCCGCCCGCAGCTCCTCCGCCGACCGGCGGGTCTCCTCGTCCCGGGCGCGCACCCGCAGCGCACCGGCGGAAAGCACCATCAGCGACAGCCGGTGGGTCACCACGTCGTGCATCTCCGCGGCGATCCGGGCCCGCTCGTCGGCGCGGGCCTGCGCGGCCAGCAGGTACTTCTCGCGTTCGGCGCGCTCGGCGCGTTCGCGGAGCACGGACACCAGCCGGTGCCGGGCGCCGAAGTACAACGCGAGCAGCGGGCCGAGCGTGGTGCGCAGCACGGCGATGGTGATGACCGCCGCCGACGGGTCCCAGAAGCGGGCGGAGACGAGGGTGAGCAGGCCGACCAGCGCCCAGCCGGGCCGGCGCACCGCCGGGTAGGCCACCGGCAGGTAGGCGACCAGCACCGCCGCCATCGGCGCCCACACCGTCCACGGGCCGGGGCGCCCGCCGGTGGCGCCGGCGTACACGAGCACGGTCACCAGGACGGTGTACGCGGTCACCGCGCCGAGCACGGCCAGCGGCGCCCTGCGGCGCAGGACCAGGCCGGCGTCCACGAGCACCTGCAGCCCGAGCAGGCACCACGCCACCGTGCCCGGCTGCTGCGGCCACCACGTGCCGTGCGACAGCGTGAGCAGGGTGTCGCCCACCACGAACGCGAGCGCGAGCAGGATGTCCCGGCGCACCGGCGGCAACCACCGGGTCGCCACGGGCGCCAGCCACGCCGGCAGGGGCGAACGGCCACAGCCCGGGCCGGCGATCTCGCGTTCACTCACCCGGCAAACGGTAGGCGACCGCCGTCGCCGCGGGCCAGGTCCGCGAGGCAGGATCCGACGATGGTGGGTACGCCTGGCACGCGGGCACGACTTTCGTCGTAGTCGGGGCTCTCCGGGTTGGAATCCGCGCCGGGCGGGGAGGACGGCCACGTCGACCGGACGCGCCTGCGCGCCCGCCCGCGCCGATCCGGTCCGCCCGGGACCTACGGGACCGCGGCGCCGGCGACGGTCTGCCAGGCCTCCACCGCCTGCGCGTCCGTCGGCATGGTCGCGGCGTGCCGCTCGGCCTCCACGGCCATGGTGTACGCCGCGACCTCGGCGGCGCGTCGGTCCTCGTCCCAGCCGAGGACCGACGCCATCACCCTGGCCGCCTCCGGAGCGGCCGCCACGCCGCGGTCCGGGGTCTCCATGAAGACGCGGGTCCGGCGGGCGAGCGCGTCCATCAGGTGCAGCGCGCCCTCGCTGCGGGCGGCGTAGGCGATCTCGGCGGCGAGGTACTGCGACGCGCCGGGCAGCGGCCGGGCGAGCTCGGGCCGGTCGGTGAGCAGGTCGAGCACCTCCGGCGTGAGCGCGCCGTAGCGGCCGAGCAGATGCTCGACCTGTTCGGGTTCCAGCCCGGCCTCCCGGGCGAGCCGGTCCCGCTGGTGGCGTACCGCGACGTAGCCGGTGGCGCCGAGCAACGGAAGCCGGTCGGTGCTGGACGCCGGGATCGTCCGCCCCAGCGAACGACCTGCCGCGTCCACAGCGTCGCGGGCCATCAGCCGGTACGTCGTGTACTTCCCGCCGACCACGGTCACCAGGCCGGCCGGCTGCTCGACCACGGTGTGGTCGCGGCGCAGCGCCGCTGTCGTCGCACGGTCGGCCGACCCGTCCGAGCCGCCGCGGGTGCGCACCGGCACCCCCGCCAGCAGCGGCCGCAGCCCGGCGTAGACACCGACCACGTCGGCGTCGCCGAGGGGATGCTTCAGCCAGCGGTTGGCCTGGCCGAGGAGGTAGTCGACGTCCTCGCGGGAGGCCACCGGGTGTCCCCGGTCGTGGCCCCACGGGGTGTCGGTGGTGCCCATCAGCCAGTGGTCGAACCATTTGCGGATGATGAACACACTGTCGCTGGTCCGCGCGATCAGCCCGGTCCGCGACTCGATCCGGTCCGCCGGGACGACGAGGTGCACACCCTTCGCCGGGCGGACCGCGATGCTCGGCGACCCGCCCAGGGACTGCACCTCGTCCGCCCACACGCCGGCCGCGTTGACCACCACGCCGGCGAGTACGTCGACGTGGCCGCCGTCCTCGAGGTCGTGCAGGCGTACGCCGGTCACCCGCTGGCCGTCGCGCAGCATGCCGACGACCCGGGTCCGGGTGAGGACGGTGGCGCCGAGTCCCGCGGCGGTCCGCGCCAGCGTCATCGTGTGCCGGGCGTCGTCCACGCGTACGTCGTGGTACTGCACGGCCCCGGTGATGCCGTCAGGGCGCAGGCCCGGCATCTCGGCCAGGGCCGCCCGCCGGGTCAGGTGCCGGTGGCCGGGGACGCTGCGCGGGCCGGTGAGCCGGAACAGGTCGTACATCGCCACGCCGGCGCCGATGTAGGGCCGCTGCCGGCGTTTGGTGAACGGGAAGAGGAACGGCTCGGACTCGACCAGGTGCGGGCACAGCCGCTCGACCATCAGGTCGCGTTCCAGCAGCGCCTCGCGGACCAGCGCGAAGTTGAGCTGCTCGAGGTAGCGCAGGCCGCCGTGGAAGACCTTGCCCGACCGGGAGGACGTACCGCTGGCGAGGTCGTCGGCCTCGACCAGCAGTACCGACAGGCCCCGGGCGGTCGCGTCCAGCGCGACACCGGCGCCGGTCACCCCGCCACCGACCACCACCACGTCGAAGTCGCGGCCGGCGGCACCGGCCAGGTCACCGCGCCGGCGGTCGGCCGACAGCGCGGTGCGGTCGTTGACGTGCACGCTCACCGTCCGGCCCCGCCCTCGCCTCCGCTGCTGCTTCCGCCACCGGCGCCCGGCGGCGGCACCTGGCCGTAGCTGCCGAACTTCTCGATCACCCGGTCCAGCTCGTCCGCCGGCAGCTCGCGCGGGGAGGTGCCGAGCGCGGCGCCTGCCGTGGCCGCGCGCAGCCACACCTCGCACAGCCACTCGAGGTACTGGTTGAGCTGGTACGCCTTCGCCAGCGAGTCGCCGACGGTGACCGTGCCGTGGTTGGACATCAGGCAGCCCGTACGCCCCTTCAGAGCGCCGGTGACCGACGCGGCCAGCTCGGACGTGCCGTACGTCGCGTACGGCGCGACCCGGACCGGCCCGCCGAACAGCGCCGTCAGGTAGTGCACGACCGGAAGTTCGTCCACCAGCGTGGAGGCCACGGCGGCCGCGGTGGCGTGGGTGTGCACGACGGCGGTGTGGTCGGTGGTGTTGTAGACCGACAGGTGCAGCGGCATCTCGCTGGTCGGGTCCAGCTCGCCCTCGAGTTGCTCGCCCCGGAGGTCGGTGACGCAGATGAGCTCGGGGGTGAGGACGTCGTAGTCCAGGCCGCTCGGCGTGGCGGCCACCAGGTCACCGACGCGCACGCTCAGGTTTCCCGACGTACCCACTACGAGCCCTTCCGGGCGGAGCCGCTGGGCGAAGCGGACCAGCTCGGCGCGTTCGTTCGCCAACCTCATACCTGACGCTCCTTCCATTCGGTGCGCGCGCGGTCCACCGCCGCGCGGTAACGCTCGTACTCTTCCGCGTACCGCTTGGCGGGTCCCTCACCGGGGTTGACCACCGTGGTGTCGGCGGCCCGGTCGCGTGCCCACGCGTCAGTGTCCACCGGCAGGCCGGTGGCGGCGATCCCGGCCAGCACCGCGCCGTACGCGCCGACCTCCGGGCAGGCCGACACCCGGACCGGCCGGCCGAGCGCGTCGGCGAACAGCCGCAGCCACTCCCGGCTGCGGATCCCGCCGCCACACACCGCGACCTCGCCCGAAAGCCCGGCCGCCTCGAAGCAGTGCCGGGCCGCGAACGCGATGCCCTCGCAGACCGCGCGCACCACGTCCGCGGTGCTGGTCTGCACCGTCAGCCCGTCCAGCCGGGCGCGCGCACCGGACTCCACGAACGGCGCGCGCTCGCCCGCCGGGGAGAAGTACGGCAGGCAGCGCACACCGTGGGCACCCGGCTCGCCGGTGGCCAGCAGCGGGTCGACGTCGCCGTGCGTACGGCCGACCAGCTTCAGCGTCCAGTCCAGCGCGGCGGTGCCCACCATGGCCGGCATCGAACGCAGCCAGCGGTCCGGTCCGAGCGGGATGGTCAGCCCGGCCGGCTCCCCGCCGGGTCGCAGCTCGGCGACCGCGACCTGGCAGGCGAGGGTCGTACCGACGATCAGGTGGCCGTCCCCCGGTGTTGCGGCCAGGCCCGACCCGAGCGCGCACGCCGGCAGGTCGAACGGGCCGGCCGAGACCGGCGTCCCTTCCGGAAGCCCGGTGAGCGCGGCGCCCTCGCCGGTCAGCGTGCCGGTCGGCAGCGGCTCGGCGACCGGGGCGAGCAGGCCGGCCCTGTGGGTGAGGCCGCACCGGTCCAGCACGTCGGGTGCGTAGTCGCGGGTCACCGGGTCCAGGAACGGCAGCGAGGAGTCGGAGGTGTCGGTGGCGCGTACGCCGGTGAGCCGCTGCATCACCATGTCCTTGCAGTACGCCGCGGTGACCGACCGGTCGAGCACGTCCGGCTCGTGCCGGTCGAACCATGCCAGGACCGGTGCCGGGCAGCCGGGGAACATCGCCCCGCCGGTACGCCGGAACACCGCCTCGATGGTCCCGTCCGCGCGCCACCCGTCGGCGATCCCGGCGGCCCGGGCGTCCAGCCACGACACCGCGGGGCGGACCGCACGGCCCTCGCCGTCGAGCAGCCACACGCCGTCACCCTGGCCGGTCAGCGCGAGCAGGGCGGGGGGTTCGCCGGGCGCACTCTCGCCGTCCACCAGGGCGCGTACGACCTGACCGACCGCGGCAAGGACCTCATCCGTGTCCTGTTCGAACCAGCCCTCGCGGGGGTTCACCACCCGGGCGGGCGCGGACCGCAGCGCCCGCTGCTCGCCGGACGCGTCGAACAGCGCGGCCTTGATGACCGACGTACCGACGTCCACCCCGACGTACGTGGGCCCGCCCGCGGTGCCACCGTTCATGGCCGTCCTCCTCAGCGCCGGGCCGACCGGGCCGACGGGGCCGACCTACCCCCGCCACCCGGCCCGCCGCCCGATCCGCCGGGGCCGGACAGTACCTCCGGGTTGGCGCAGTGCGCGGGTGGTTCGCCGTCCAGCCAGCGGCGTACCTCCCCGGCGCAGATCGCCGCCGCGCGTTCGGCCACCTCCCGGCTGCACCCGGCGATGTGCGGGGCCATCACCAGCCGCGGCGTGCTGAACAACCGCGAGTCGGCCGGCAGCGGCTCGGCCGGGAACACGTCGATCCCGGCGGCCGCGAGGTGCCCGCGGTCGAGGGCGTCGCACAAGGCGTCGTAGTCGACCAGGCCCCCTCGTGCAGTGTTGATCAGGACCGAGCCGGCCGGCATCCGGGCCAGCTCCGCCTTCCCGATCAGGTGGTGGTTGTCCTCGGTCAGCCGGGCGTGCAGGCTCACCACCTGCGAGGCGGGGAGCAGGTCACCGAGGTCCTCGACGCGTTCGGCCTCCGCGCCGAACGCCTCCGCCGGTGCCATCGGGTCGTACGCCAGAACCCGCGCGCCGAACGCGGCCGCCAGCTTCGCCACCAGCTGGCCGATCGCGCCGTAGCCGACCAGGCCGACGGTGGCGTCGCGAAGCTCGAAACCGGCCGACTCGTAGCGGAA encodes:
- a CDS encoding FGGY family carbohydrate kinase — its product is MAGGSGVVVGVDVGTTGVKAVVADAGGRVLAEAGEEYATRYVPPHGAEQDPDDWWSATARCVARALRSSAAATGLGAADVECVGVSSQAPSVVVLDRSGAPVGPALLWLDRRGRAECRARSAAAGDVVAATGNRMDAYFAAPKLAWLLAEHPEVRRAGAAVVMANGYVVHRLTGVPTCDTGHQGLTLLADLDTGRWSDALVDLWGVPRGWLPEAVHPTTVVGRVGAEASRVTGLLAGTPVVAGAVDGAAAALEAGLARHGDVCEMTGQSTVVNAAVEAGRLRRDALGTMSLLPYPLPGHHLVYGSMVATGGILRWFRDEFGDREVRAAAGSAGLVGATDSPDSVFAALDTLAGTAPVGSGGLVLLPYFLGERSPVWNADARGALVGLTMSTRRAEVVRAIFEGTAYGLAHNLDELARLGLRPEVLRSVGGGARGRTWTQIKADVTGLPVEVPPNTRGAPVGVALVAAAGVGLVADLARAVAARSDPEDGSGGGPGGPGGPGDGSGVTRYRPDPGRHEAYQRYYAVYRELYPALRRSYDLLAEARAAGAQA
- a CDS encoding 2-hydroxyacid dehydrogenase — translated: MSRARILAAGDEFVRTDLLTRALDAELERSARSRHRVSVRTLDLGWPTRPWGKVGEVVEAAGNEDTMIAALDGVDAAVTHLAPFTRRVFEHAPDLRLVVVSRGGPVNVNLAAATRAGVVVCYAPGRNANAAAEFTLGLMLSTCRNIAAGHAELASRTWPGHYFRYESAGFELRDATVGLVGYGAIGQLVAKLAAAFGARVLAYDPMAPAEAFGAEAERVEDLGDLLPASQVVSLHARLTEDNHHLIGKAELARMPAGSVLINTARGGLVDYDALCDALDRGHLAAAGIDVFPAEPLPADSRLFSTPRLVMAPHIAGCSREVAERAAAICAGEVRRWLDGEPPAHCANPEVLSGPGGSGGGPGGGGRSAPSARSARR
- a CDS encoding glycerol-3-phosphate dehydrogenase/oxidase — translated: MSVHVNDRTALSADRRRGDLAGAAGRDFDVVVVGGGVTGAGVALDATARGLSVLLVEADDLASGTSSRSGKVFHGGLRYLEQLNFALVREALLERDLMVERLCPHLVESEPFLFPFTKRRQRPYIGAGVAMYDLFRLTGPRSVPGHRHLTRRAALAEMPGLRPDGITGAVQYHDVRVDDARHTMTLARTAAGLGATVLTRTRVVGMLRDGQRVTGVRLHDLEDGGHVDVLAGVVVNAAGVWADEVQSLGGSPSIAVRPAKGVHLVVPADRIESRTGLIARTSDSVFIIRKWFDHWLMGTTDTPWGHDRGHPVASREDVDYLLGQANRWLKHPLGDADVVGVYAGLRPLLAGVPVRTRGGSDGSADRATTAALRRDHTVVEQPAGLVTVVGGKYTTYRLMARDAVDAAGRSLGRTIPASSTDRLPLLGATGYVAVRHQRDRLAREAGLEPEQVEHLLGRYGALTPEVLDLLTDRPELARPLPGASQYLAAEIAYAARSEGALHLMDALARRTRVFMETPDRGVAAAPEAARVMASVLGWDEDRRAAEVAAYTMAVEAERHAATMPTDAQAVEAWQTVAGAAVP
- a CDS encoding class II aldolase/adducin family protein; the encoded protein is MRLANERAELVRFAQRLRPEGLVVGTSGNLSVRVGDLVAATPSGLDYDVLTPELICVTDLRGEQLEGELDPTSEMPLHLSVYNTTDHTAVVHTHATAAAVASTLVDELPVVHYLTALFGGPVRVAPYATYGTSELAASVTGALKGRTGCLMSNHGTVTVGDSLAKAYQLNQYLEWLCEVWLRAATAGAALGTSPRELPADELDRVIEKFGSYGQVPPPGAGGGSSSGGEGGAGR
- a CDS encoding histidine kinase, encoding MSEREIAGPGCGRSPLPAWLAPVATRWLPPVRRDILLALAFVVGDTLLTLSHGTWWPQQPGTVAWCLLGLQVLVDAGLVLRRRAPLAVLGAVTAYTVLVTVLVYAGATGGRPGPWTVWAPMAAVLVAYLPVAYPAVRRPGWALVGLLTLVSARFWDPSAAVITIAVLRTTLGPLLALYFGARHRLVSVLRERAERAEREKYLLAAQARADERARIAAEMHDVVTHRLSLMVLSAGALRVRARDEETRRSAEELRAAGCQALDELRDLVGILRTAEESERPAVGDLTTLVAESESVGIRTELTQVGDPGRASPVVGRTAYRVVQEALTNVRKHAPGASVRVEVRYDTDRVRVRVANTAAAGPPDHALARSGSGSGLAGLRQRIELVRGTLSARPGPDGGFEVVAELPAYVPTAEPAVEPERTPETATAPATTPKTTEAVR
- a CDS encoding FGGY-family carbohydrate kinase, giving the protein MNGGTAGGPTYVGVDVGTSVIKAALFDASGEQRALRSAPARVVNPREGWFEQDTDEVLAAVGQVVRALVDGESAPGEPPALLALTGQGDGVWLLDGEGRAVRPAVSWLDARAAGIADGWRADGTIEAVFRRTGGAMFPGCPAPVLAWFDRHEPDVLDRSVTAAYCKDMVMQRLTGVRATDTSDSSLPFLDPVTRDYAPDVLDRCGLTHRAGLLAPVAEPLPTGTLTGEGAALTGLPEGTPVSAGPFDLPACALGSGLAATPGDGHLIVGTTLACQVAVAELRPGGEPAGLTIPLGPDRWLRSMPAMVGTAALDWTLKLVGRTHGDVDPLLATGEPGAHGVRCLPYFSPAGERAPFVESGARARLDGLTVQTSTADVVRAVCEGIAFAARHCFEAAGLSGEVAVCGGGIRSREWLRLFADALGRPVRVSACPEVGAYGAVLAGIAATGLPVDTDAWARDRAADTTVVNPGEGPAKRYAEEYERYRAAVDRARTEWKERQV
- a CDS encoding tetratricopeptide repeat protein, encoding MTGNFSRYGAVDLSGLANRANQPTGAPGGRPGPAGAPGAPGSTTGAAGAPGGAGGTGGGFVIDVTEATFQAEVVNRSATVPVVIDFWATWCQPCKQLSPVLEKLAAEYAGKFVLAKIDVDANPRLSQAAGIQSIPLVVAVVGGQLVPLFQGAVPESQVRQFLDELLRLAAGQGVTGTAQPVGGTEVPEETPEEDAADPRFAEVDEALARDDLDGAVAAYEKILAQAPADEEAKSGLAQVQLVRRVRTLDPTAVRSDAVARPDDVQAQCLAADVDVADGDPRAAFDRLIDAVRRSAGADRDTLRVHLLELFEVVGGDDELVRTARRQLSAALF
- a CDS encoding response regulator transcription factor; the encoded protein is MISVLLVDDEPMVCAHLRTILGAADDIEVVDEAHDGAAAVEAVIRHRPDVVLMDLRMPGVDGLAAIERINTLAERPAVVALTTFDADHYVMRALRAGASGFLVKSTPPEDLVGLVRVAADGHTVLSPDAARRLVGASAGAHAARDRAKDLVARLTEREVEVLTCLGEGMSNAGIGRRLHLSEATVKGYVSRMLDKLGCENRTQVGLLAHEAGLTGRSAPGA